A genomic region of Populus nigra chromosome 11, ddPopNigr1.1, whole genome shotgun sequence contains the following coding sequences:
- the LOC133668605 gene encoding uncharacterized protein LOC133668605 isoform X1, with translation MGLFIKGILSLTLKKRRRKKHRNCISSGGSKMAGNLGKEDPSSVQDVQDPSITAHAYTFKHAGSGHKRPRGSVQPSSSRAGKKTKREIDRDYRERKKEEDEKLKAEIEKLKAEIEKLKASNFHLEGQTFQLRMDQKDTKEEMKKISEENFNLKIVQKSQSGSILELGKKLIASGEKIHALKEQHAPLNAELALHRKVCTLLDIDVGKLLWNAGEMNNPMETPATAQATTNCFNSDHFASQMA, from the exons ATGGGATTATTTATCAAGGGGATCCTCTCTCTCACcctcaaaaaaagaagaagaaaaaaacacagaaattgTATATCTTCAGGAGGTTCGAAGATGGCAGGGAATTTGGGGAAGGAGGATCCCAGTTCGGTTCAGGATGTTCAAGATCCAAGTATCACTG CTCATGCATACACGTTCAAACACGCAGGTTCTGGTCATAAGCGGCCCCGAGGTTCTGTTCAGCCATCATCATCTAGAGCTGGTAAGAAAACCAAACGGGAGATCGACAGAGATTACCGTGAGAGAAAGAAG GAAGAGGATGAAAAATTGAAGGCAGAGATTGAAAAATTGAAGGCAGAGATTGAAAAATTGAAGGCAAGCAATTTCCACCTTGAAGGACAAACATTTCAGTTGAGAATGGATCAGAAGGATACTaaagaagaaatgaagaaaattagTGAAGAAAATTTCAACCTGAAGATCGTGCAAAAGAGTCAAAGTGGTTCTATACTTGAACTAGGGAAG AAGCTGATTGCCTCAGGTGAAAAGATTCATGCCTTAAAAGAGCAACATGCACCCTTGAATGCGGAACTTGCACTGCATAGGAAGGTGTGCACCTTGTTGGACATAGACGTGGGAAAATTGCTTTGGAACGCCGGAGAGATG AACAACCCCATGGAGACACCTGCCACTGCTCAGGCCACCACCAACTGCTTCAACTCTGACCACTTCGCATCCCAAATGGCCTAA
- the LOC133668605 gene encoding uncharacterized protein LOC133668605 isoform X2, producing MGLFIKGILSLTLKKRRRKKHRNCISSGGSKMAGNLGKEDPSSVQDVQDPSITGSGHKRPRGSVQPSSSRAGKKTKREIDRDYRERKKEEDEKLKAEIEKLKAEIEKLKASNFHLEGQTFQLRMDQKDTKEEMKKISEENFNLKIVQKSQSGSILELGKKLIASGEKIHALKEQHAPLNAELALHRKVCTLLDIDVGKLLWNAGEMNNPMETPATAQATTNCFNSDHFASQMA from the exons ATGGGATTATTTATCAAGGGGATCCTCTCTCTCACcctcaaaaaaagaagaagaaaaaaacacagaaattgTATATCTTCAGGAGGTTCGAAGATGGCAGGGAATTTGGGGAAGGAGGATCCCAGTTCGGTTCAGGATGTTCAAGATCCAAGTATCACTG GTTCTGGTCATAAGCGGCCCCGAGGTTCTGTTCAGCCATCATCATCTAGAGCTGGTAAGAAAACCAAACGGGAGATCGACAGAGATTACCGTGAGAGAAAGAAG GAAGAGGATGAAAAATTGAAGGCAGAGATTGAAAAATTGAAGGCAGAGATTGAAAAATTGAAGGCAAGCAATTTCCACCTTGAAGGACAAACATTTCAGTTGAGAATGGATCAGAAGGATACTaaagaagaaatgaagaaaattagTGAAGAAAATTTCAACCTGAAGATCGTGCAAAAGAGTCAAAGTGGTTCTATACTTGAACTAGGGAAG AAGCTGATTGCCTCAGGTGAAAAGATTCATGCCTTAAAAGAGCAACATGCACCCTTGAATGCGGAACTTGCACTGCATAGGAAGGTGTGCACCTTGTTGGACATAGACGTGGGAAAATTGCTTTGGAACGCCGGAGAGATG AACAACCCCATGGAGACACCTGCCACTGCTCAGGCCACCACCAACTGCTTCAACTCTGACCACTTCGCATCCCAAATGGCCTAA